Proteins from one Lepidochelys kempii isolate rLepKem1 chromosome 6, rLepKem1.hap2, whole genome shotgun sequence genomic window:
- the LOC140913872 gene encoding fibrinogen-like protein 1, protein MNLKSSVGFILLLLFKCVVWTSAEEAVVLANAHLLSPGGYQRLSNNNEKEYARDCYEIFQHSEGSAKDGLYVIQPMKDPIVAYCNMEDGGWTVIQHITANSTVDFDRIWHDYKYGFGSVHDNYWLGNEYVYQLTNTSRPYTLRVKLVDLNAEIKWGEYEPFKIEDEESQYRIRLGLYKGNAADALTQDTEAYLHDNQKFTTKDRDNDNYFQNCAKLEYNGIPGGGWWYDACAGANLNRRNVIYWQKDCNKEHLCKFAWMMVKPTDNGQCPNKACRCEKDEL, encoded by the exons ATGAATTTGAAAAGTTCAGTGGGATTTATTCTGCTTTTACTCTTTAAATGTGTGGTGTGGACAAGTGCTGAAGAAGCTGTGGTGCTTGCTAATGCCCACCTTCTCTCTCCAGGAGGCTACCAGAGACTGAGTAACAACAATGAGAAAG AATATGCAAGGGATTGTTATGAGATTTTTCAGCACTCTGAAGGAAGTGCCAAGGATGGTCTTTATGTCATTCAGCCAATGAAAGATCCTATTGTTGCTTACTGTAATATGGAAGATGGTGGGTGGACGGTAATTCAACACATTACAGCCAATAGCACTGTGGACTTTGATAGGATATGGCATGACTACAAGTATGGATTTGGCTCAGTTCATGACAACTACTGGTTAGGGAATGAATATGTGTATCAGTTAACTAACACGTCAAGGCCATATACACTTAGGGTCAAACTCGTAGACCTAAATGCCGAAATCAAATGGGGAGAGTATGAACCATTCAAAATTGAAGATGAAGAGTCTCAATACAGGATCAGGCTTGGCCTATACAAAGGCAATGCTGCTGACGCCCTGACCCAGGATACAGAAGCATATCTCCATGATAATCAGAAGTTCACTACAAAAGACAGAGACAATGATAACTATTTTCAGAATTGTGCCAAACTAGAGTACAATGGCATTCCAGGTGGAGGGTGGTGGTATGATGCTTGCGCTGGAGCAAATCTAAACCGCAGGAATGTTATATACTGGCAAAAAGACTGCAATAAGGAACATTTGTGCAAGTTTGCCTGGATGATGGTCAAGCCCACTGACAATGGCCAGTGTCCTAACAAGGCTTGTCGTTGTGAAAAAGATGAATTGTAG
- the CHRM5 gene encoding muscarinic acetylcholine receptor M5 produces MEVNSTFVNSTSVNHKQLEGHSLWEVITIATVTAIVSLITIVGNILVMISFKVNSQLKTVNNYYLLSLACADLIIGIFSMNLYTSYILIGHWSLGSLACDLWLALDYVASNASVMNLLVISFDRYFSITRPLTYRAKRTPKRAGIMIGLAWLISFILWAPPILCWQYFVGERTVPSEECHIQFLYEPIITFGTAIAAFYIPVSVMTILYCRIYKETEKRTKDLAELQGSESAAEPEMIKPQKALLKSCFSCKQQNLAKRERCQASWSSSSRSTSATAKVPQTPNTCNDWSKADQLTTCSSYASSEEEDKPATDSVFQVTYKSPAKDKEEEFNEEENKEVFIKDHPMENDFETQKYFLSPAKSQVQKSPKCVAYKFHLVVKADGTQETNNGCRKVKITPCSAALSKDPSIKSMDPNLSNQITKRKRMVLIKERKAAQTLSAILLAFIITWTPYNIMVLVSTFCSDCIPLTLWHLGYWLCYVNSTVNPICYALCNKTFRKTFKMLLFCQWKKKKVEEKLYWQGNTKLL; encoded by the coding sequence ATGGAAGTAAATTCAACCTTTGTAAACAGTACTTCTGTCAACCATAAACAGTTAGAAGGGCATAGCCTTTGGGAAGTCATTACAATTGCCACTGTCACTGCAATTGTAAGCCTAATAACCATAGTGGGAAACATTCTTGTAATGATATCCTTCAAAGTCAACAGTCAACTCAAAACTGTTAACAATTATTACTTGCTCAGCCTTGCTTGTGCAGACCTCATCATTGGAATATTTTCTATGAATCTTTACACATCTTATATACTAATAGGCCATTGGTCTCTTGGAAGTCTGGCATGTGATCTGTGGCTAGCATTGGACTATGTAGCTAGCAATGCCTCAGTAATGAATTTGCTAGTTATCAGTTTTGATCGATACTTTTCCATCACAAGACCTCTAACCTACAGGGCTAAGCGCACACCCAAAAGGGCCGGCATTATGATTGGTCTAGCTTGGTTAATTTCCTTTATTCTGTGGGCACCACCAATCTTATGCTGGCAGTATTTTGTGGGAGAACGAACTGTCCCATCTGAAGAATGCCACATACAATTTTTGTATGAACCCATTATCACCTTCGGCACTGCAATTGCTGCTTTCTACATCCCAGTGTCAGTGATGACTATTTTATATTGCCGCATTTATAAAGAGACTGAGAAACGTACCAAGGACCTTGCTGAACTTCAAGGCTCTGAGTCTGCGGCAGAGCCTGAGATGATAAAACCCCAGAAAGCTCTTCTGAAGTCCTGTTTTAGTTGCAAGCAACAAAATTTAGCCAAAAGGGAGAGGTGTCAGGCTTCATGGTCTTCATCCAGTCGAAGCACTTCAGCCACTGCAAAAGTACCTCAAACACCAAATACTTGTAATGATTGGTCTAAGGCAGACCAGCTAACCACCTGCAGCAGCTACGCATCCTCAGAAGAAGAGGACAAACCTGCCACTGATTCAGTTTTTCAAGTAACTTACAAGAGTCCAGCCAAAGATAAGGAAGAAGAGTTTAATGAGGAGGAGAATAAGGAAGTTTTTATCAAAGACCACCCTATGGAAAATGATTTTGAGACTCAGAAATACTTTCTATCTCCAGCCAAAAGCCAAGTGCAAAAAAGTCCAAAATGTGTAGCCTATAAATTCCACTTGGTGGTTAAGGCTGATGGCACCCAGGAAACCAACAATGGTTGCCGAAAAGTAAAAATAACTCCTTGTTCTGCTGCTTTATCAAAGGACCCTTCCATCAAAAGCATGGATCCAAATTTAAGTAACCAAATCACTAAAAGGAAAAGAATGGTCCTTATAAAGGAGCGCAAAGCAGCCCAGACTTTAAGTGCCATTCTTCTAGCTTTTATCATCACTTGGACTCCCTACAATATAATGGTATTAGTCTCCACATTTTGCTCAGACTGCATTCCTCTAACACTGTGGCACCTTGGATATTGGCTGTGCTATGTGAATAGCACTGTTAACCCTATTTGTTATGCTCTCTGTAACAAAACTTTCAGAAAAACTTTCAAGATGCTACTCTTCTgtcaatggaaaaagaaaaaagtggaagAGAAGTTGTACTGGCAGGGTAATACCAAACTGCTATAA